One window of the Vigna radiata var. radiata cultivar VC1973A chromosome 1, Vradiata_ver6, whole genome shotgun sequence genome contains the following:
- the LOC106774869 gene encoding protein SHOOT GRAVITROPISM 5: protein MLANNLSPSSVPTSEPFPCTENATATNKRKRRPAGTPDPDAEVVSLSPKTLLESDRYVCEICNQGFQRDQNLQMHRRRHKVPWKLLKRETPVVRKRVFVCPEPTCLHHDPCHALGDLVGIKKHFRRKHSNHKQWVCERCSKGYAVQSDYKAHLKTCGTRGHSCDCGRVFSRVESFIEHQDACNMGRLRPESQPLQPSACLSRTASSPSPSSETNFSTAPWPTRIIIPKPTEPPTIFMNNPTAHAITTAETSSKNNKLHPNLDLQLSTPTTTNNNNNINNNSSNVANPIDAAISTSLSPKRDHHENHSTHLQLSIGSSDVSEKNESNRNSSEKSSNSNNGKQSNMALLRVQEQAREHLRIAMAEKAYAEEARKQAKRQIELAEQEFTNAKRIRQQAQAELDKAYALKEHAMKQINSTMLQITCLACKQQFQARNATPDENSLVLSYVSSAITTEGGEVENDNGKDHGKDN from the exons ATGTTAGCCAATAACTTATCTCCATCGTCAGTTCCCACTTCTGAGCCTTTTCCCTGCACTGAAAATGCCACTGCCACCAATAAAAGGAAGAGAAGGCCCGCAGGAACTCCAG ATCCAGATGCAGAGGTGGTGTCCCTCTCGCCCAAGACTTTGCTGGAATCGGATCGTTATGTGTGTGAGATCTGCAACCAGGGGTTCCAGAGGGACCAGAACCTTCAGATGCATAGGAGGAGGCACAAGGTGCCGTGGAAGCTATTGAAGAGGGAGACACCggtggtgaggaagagagtgtTTGTGTGTCCTGAACCAACTTGTTTGCACCATGACCCTTGTCATGCCTTGGGTGATCTTGTTGGGATAAAGAAGCATTTCAGGAGAAAGCACAGCAATCACAAGCAATGGGTCTGTGAAAGATGCTCCAAAGGCTATGCAGTGCAGTCTGATTACAAAGCACATCTCAAAACCTGCGGTACCCGGGGCCACTCCTGTGATTGTGGCCGCGTTTTCTCGAG GGTGGAGAGTTTCATTGAGCACCAAGATGCTTGCAACATGGGGAGGCTCAGGCCAGAATCTCAGCCACTTCAACCCTCTGCGTGCCTTTCTAGAACAGCCTCAAGCCCAAGTCCTTCAAGTGAAACCAATTTCAGCACAGCTCCTTGGCCAACAAGGATCATAATACCAAAGCCAACTGAACCACCCACAATTTTCATGAATAACCCTACTGCTCATGCTATCACCACTGCTGAAACCTCATCCAAGAACAACAAACTCCACCCCAACTTGGATCTCCAACTCTCAACTcccaccaccaccaacaacaacaacaacatcaacaacaacagtTCAAACGTTGCAAACCCCATTGATGCTgcaatatcaacatcattatCACCTAAGAGGGATCATCACGAGAACCACTCAACCCATTTGCAACTCTCAATTGGGTCATCAGATGTGAGTGAGAAAAATGAATCAAACAGGAACTCATCAGAGAAGAGCAGCAACAGCAACAATGGGAAGCAGTCCAACATGGCCTTATTGAGGGTTCAAGAGCAAGCAAGGGAACACTTGAGGATAGCCATGGCTGAGAAAGCATATGCTGAGGAAGCAAGGAAACAAGCCAAGAGGCAGATTGAACTTGCGGAACAAGAGTTCACAAACGCCAAGAGGATAAGACAACAGGCACAAGCCGAACTCGACAAGGCCTACGCCTTGAAAGAACATGCAATGAAGCAAATCAACTCCACCATGCTCCAAATCACCTGCCTCGCTTGCAAACAACAATTCCAAGCTCGAAATGCAACCCCCGACGAGAATTCCTTGGTGTTGAGCTACGTGTCTTCTGCTATAACCACAGAAGGAGGAGAAGTTGAAAATGATAACGGAAAAGACCATGGCAAAGACAACTAA